CGTGTCTGTGCATGCTGAAGTTGCAAGCCCTTTCTCTCTCCCATCATCGTCTTTCTTGACCGACGGAGCCAATTGCTGAGGCTTTTGTAGCACGATGCAAGTCGCCGCTCAAGGCATCACTATTTAACTGTGTAACTTTTCCTAATATTTATTGCTTGCAACTCATTTGGTTTTGCTAACCAATCAAGTTTATCCTCTTCTGTTTCCTAAGAGACAGTCCATCGAGACCACTGCTCCCAGGAACGGATGCCATCGTTTCAAATAGATTGCATCGTTCGAAACGTATAAACTAGATCGCTGATATCACGCGGGTTGATATCGTGATAACGTGATGCAGCGCAGAACCTATTTCAGAATACATCAGATCAGGAGGTAATTCCCAACATGAGGAATAATTTATGTGGATTTTTATTTTCCCCAAGAAAATAAACCAACTTTCATTACCCTTCTTCCATCGGAAGGCTATCATAAAAAAGGTCGAGTACGGCAGGGTGGAAGCTTCAGCTCCCCACATACTGTGTAGTTCGCTAAATTATAGGAAGCGTATCAAGTGATTAGATAAGACATGATAGGCTACATTAAATTGACTGCCCATCTTGTTACATTTTCAGAGGAAGAAATGACATGCTACGAGGGATGCGTCGATCCAGTTTTATCAAGTGTGATCAGCGTTTTACGCTCCAATATTATGATGTTAAGTTATATTAATCAGTATGATTCCATCTAGAAGCTTTCGAGTCATTAGATAAGACATGATATGAATTTTATGCCAACAAGAGCAGAGCTAAATAAAACTCATCCACGCATGCATCCAAGGAGTTTGAAGCTGCTAGCTAATAATATAGGGAAGGCACTTAATTGTTGCCTCATGCCATTCTTCATGTGTTGAGAGTACCAGAGTCGCAGGAGCGAAGAGGCTGGACCAAACAGGTTCAACTGTAGACGACTTAATTATGTGTACCTGAAGAGGGTGGCTTGCTGCGGGGATTGCATGCGTTTAAATTGAACCACTGGTTCAGCATGACATCAACGGTGAACTGTAGTTTCCTCCTTGGTATACCAATTTCCGTTCGACCCTGAAGCCACAATTGTTTTCCCTGCAAAGCTTTTCCATGAGACCACTATTTGGATTCGCGGTCTTAGCTATCCTGTAAAACTGGTGTACATCAACATTGATTCAGTGCAGGAGCTGTCATCAGTGCGCTCGGAGGCCCGATCAATGGGCGGGAGGCTCTGTATGTGTGGGCCCGATGGAAACACGGGACACGCCGTCCACTTGGATGCGTGATTAATAAAATTAAGCAACGCCAGGTGGCTCAGTCAATCCAAATGAGTAGGATTAGGTTTCCAAACTTTGAGCTTCCTAGTTAAGTCGggtggatttggatttggatttgcaTGGCTGGGTGACGAGAGGAGTAGTGTCCTCTCCGAAACCTGGGCCACGCATCTACTGCCTTAGATGGAATCAACAAAGCTTCACGTTTTCAGAGGGGAAAGGTGATCGAGACTCCGAGTAGTGGGTGTGTCCATCAGTGGTAGATAGCTAGCGACTTTTACCGAGTACGATTCCCACCCATCAACGGAAGCgtccaaaataaaaaaagaagaatcatgGCCCCCCtcccaacccaacaaagacatcgACAAAAGAAAACAGAAGAAAGCATTATTCTGACATTTCGACGGCCAACGGAACGCAAACACAACCCTTTTCTAATATCAACAAGGTTTGGCGGTGAATCCACGTCGTTGCTGCTAGGATGAGACACTAGCGTGACTTGGCCACACAGAAAAaagccaagagagagagagagagagagagatgagcttTATCTTCACAAAAGTTGCCGACGTTCTTAAATTCTACTGCAAACGTAGGATTATACCATGAGGCATTCATGTGATCCATGGTGTTGAAACAGGCCGCCTCCTCATCCTCTCGAGGAAGGAACTCTTCTCTGTCGTAACCCACAGCAGTTATTATATCCACCTGACCCGCCCCATGAACGACTCCCTATTCCTTCTCCAATGTGTACTGCTCCTCCTCCCACTGACCGTCCTCACCACAACCCGCCTCTCCGTTGCAGGAGCCACCGAGTCCACGTCTCAGCTCCACGGCATAGAGCTCCTCCTGAACCTAAGAGATCGCTGGAAGGAGTCCATACAAAGGGAGGCAAGCCTGGGCTACCACACTATCATCTCGTGTGTTCTCTGCTTCATCGCTGCCTCTGTTTCGAGTGCAGGAGGGGTCAGTGGCGGTTCTTTGTTCCTCCCCATCCTCAATCTGGTGGCCGGACTAGACCTGAAGGTAGCCACCACTTACTCGGCTTTCATGGTCACAGGGGGTTCCTTAGCCAATGTTCTGTACAACGTCATCCTCACTAACCATGGCCCGGAAGCAGCCAAAAAGCCTTTGATCAATTATGACATTGCGCTCCTCTCGCAACCCAGTATGCTGGCAGGGGTCAGCCTGGGTGTCATCTGTAACATCATGTTCCCGGAGTGGCTCATTGTCGTCCTATTTGCCGTCTTCCTTGCATGCTCGACTTACAGGACATGCAAGGCCGGGCTTAGGTGCTGGAACTCTGAGACCCAAGAGATGGAACGAAGTGATGGTTGCGGATGGGAGGGGAATGGAGGTGCAGAGGGTGCGAATGgcggcgtggaagaggctctcctgggcggtgcgccAGAGGGCAGGATGATGAGGTTCCCTTGGGAGGATACGGTGGTTTTGGCGATGGTGTGGGCCTTATTTTTCCTTCTGCATCTTCTCATAGGAGGCAAGCATGGCAAGGTAAGTTTATACCTGAACATAGAAAatctacaaaaaatatatatatatatttaataatcaaatattatgattatgtatcttttgatatcattcataatattttttaaaataatttatatatgatcatgaattttataaaataagtcaTAAGTCTAACCAATACAATAATACTCAGTTAAGTCAAATTAACAATGTGAGTTATAACGATTATATGTCATTAATATCAAACTCTTCTCtgtatatcataatattattagtatTTTCTAATACAATACTAACCCATATAATCATATCATCAcatcaattataatatatatatataactttaattatataaataaaaaaatatcaattataatatttatttaaatatatatcacCATATGTTTTATAGGTTGCTCATGAGCTCAATCATGAAAGCATGGGATGTAAGGCCTTAGGAAATGAATTAGTAATCAATATAGTATAATTCAAATTTTCAATTAACATTGTTCAACTATTTCTCTAACTATAAAATACTTAAATTTGCTAAAATATTTGCTatttttagagaaaaaaatactgttgatttatttttttcccatattttcctattatattttctttccatTAGCAACTTAGCAATCGAATCTAACTCCACCAAGTGcaagataaaattttacagtgattagtggcctcaaagcatatTATGATATCAGTTgttattttttatcatataatttgtattatactattcttaaaaattatctctcgaaataatataaatataaatcataaaatatatttcttattATCAAGATAATTTACAAAATCATTATATGAAAATCTTATCATTTAAACTAATATAATCTCTTGTATGTAAGTATATAATACTTCATCTTTTACTGACATCTTATTATTTTATTGgtagccttctaatgtttcattTATGAGTAACTCTAATATCCATCTAGTATTTCttattataaaattgatatttgATTTGGTATAGACTTAAATATATAATAGACTTCAAATTGCACAttcataagaaatatttttatttaattcttttCTAAGTTAATCTTAGGACACTAGCTTTAACTAAAATTTTCACCTATGATAATGAGTATATTATTAGCTAAACAATCTTTGAGATATCTTTAAGACTCGACTTGATCAACAAGTTAATCTTAGGACACTAGCTTTAACTAAAATCTCTTTAAGACTCGATTAATATATTCTTTCTGAGATATTCTTAATAATATTTGAGACATCTTCATAAATATCttaatgccaataacataagttatcttatttatatcaatcattttaaaatttcTGATGAGAAACATCATCCACAAACAATATAATAAATTTGCTCTCATTGACattcaaatataaatattgatcaataatatttttttaactctAAAGGAAGTAATGATTTTATGAAAATTATTAACTATAACCTTGTTTAAAGTTACAAATGATTTTTCTAAGTGTGTAGGCCAAAATTTTTTCCCCTTTCTCTACGATTTCTTTAGATTGTTTCATGTAAATTTTTTCACCTAGATCCTCATTCGAAaaacttatttttatatttatatgatgTAACTTAAGATCATAATAGGCTTTTAACATCATGATGATTGTTAATGAGTTCATTTAAGAACTAAAAAAATATCTTGTTATAGTTTATGTcttttttatgaataaaatatttgACTATAAGTTTGACTTTATATCATTCAATATTACTTTTTGAGTCATGTTCAGTcttaagattaatttataagagactcttttataattattatataatttaatgattattggttcattaattttaacttttttttattacattatgccattttttaaaatcatcacttcttacttatgaaaataataagggaTCATTTTGATTCCTATGTTTGATTTTTTTATACATaccatttaataataaaaatgattgGCTTCTTTTCTCTTTAAAATCTTCTAAAAAATATGGATTGTTATGTTGTTGTTTATCCTCATGAATTtgttcaattaattttatcatcaaaatctaagattcaatggtATTAAGAAAATCacaagatctttcttattttaatcttaattcttctatAT
Above is a genomic segment from Musa acuminata AAA Group cultivar baxijiao chromosome BXJ3-4, Cavendish_Baxijiao_AAA, whole genome shotgun sequence containing:
- the LOC135635978 gene encoding sulfite exporter TauE/SafE family protein 1-like; amino-acid sequence: MNDSLFLLQCVLLLLPLTVLTTTRLSVAGATESTSQLHGIELLLNLRDRWKESIQREASLGYHTIISCVLCFIAASVSSAGGVSGGSLFLPILNLVAGLDLKVATTYSAFMVTGGSLANVLYNVILTNHGPEAAKKPLINYDIALLSQPSMLAGVSLGVICNIMFPEWLIVVLFAVFLACSTYRTCKAGLRCWNSETQEMERSDGCGWEGNGGAEGANGGVEEALLGGAPEGRMMRFPWEDTVVLAMVWALFFLLHLLIGGKHGKGAMNLKPCGVAYWSITFSQVPLSIAFTLYVLYEKKKKKKKNCRQQEEGEDKVGTGMAALPMFVFPSAALSAGALSGLFGIGGGLLLNPVLLQIGIAPQTAAATSTFMVMFSASMTALQYVILGMTGIGRASVYAALCFVASATGLVVMKRIIVKSGGRVSLTVFTVTAVMSLSTITVVCYGTADVWNEYTSGKYMGFRPPC